The window GGTCAAGGACCTCAAGGAATCGACGAAGCAGCGCTTCGTGGCGATCGAGTTCTCATACCCCTCTCCGTCGGTCGAGGCCGAGATCGTCGCTCGCGAGTCCGGCGCCGCGCCGGAACTCGCTGCACTGCTCGTGTCGGTCGGAGAACGCTCTCGCAACCTGCGCGGCCACGGCCTCGACGAGGGCGCCTCGACCCGCATGCTGATCCACGCGGCCCGGCTCGCCGGGGCCGGCATCCCGCTGCCGGCCGCATTGCGGTCGGGCGTCGTCCTGCCCATCACGGACGATCCCGACGTGCGGGAGGCCCTGACGGCCGCGGTGGCGGCCTGCCTGCCGTGAACGTTCCAGCCACCGCCGCCCGCCGGTCGCGCGGCAGCGTCATCGAAGCCTCGGCGGCGCGGCTCGACGCTATGGCGCGGGCGCGTCCCGTCCTGCTCGCCCCCTGGCGGGCCGCGGCGGGCCGCCACGCGTGTGCGCCGCCGGCGGAGCGCGACGCCTTCGCGGAGGCCGTGCTGCGCCTCGCCAACGTCAACGCCGGCGCCGCCGCGCTAATGGCGGCGCTGCGCCTCGCCGCGACGACGGCCCCCGGGGCGCTCCCCCGTGCGACGGGCGCGGCGCTCGCCGCGGCAGACCTGTGCCGCAAAGCCGGGGCGGCGGCGACCCAAGCCGCCTTCAACGCGCGCCTCGACCTCGCGCCGCGTCTGGCGAACTGGACGGCCGCCGACGAGGCCGCATGGTGGCGCGGCCTCGTCCGTCTCTCGCGCGAGGCGCCGGACTGCGTCCCCGCCCTGGCTGCCGCGAGCGGCGCCGTGCTCGACGGCTGCGGGGCGGCGAATTTTGAGGGTTTCGTGGCCGCCGGACTCCGCTCGGGCACCGACCGCGGTGCACGCCTCTCCTTCTTCGCCCTCCGCTCGCCCGAGGCGCGCCGCGTGCTCGACCGGCTCGGGGGCGCCGTCACCCTGTCGCGCCTGGGCCCGCAGCTGAAGGCCTACGCGACGGCGCTCTGGGGGAGGCCGTTCCCCATCAAGGAGCTGCCGCCCGCCGCCGACATGCCCGCGAGCGCGCGGCGCGCGGCCGTGTCCTCCGGCATCGTGCTCGTGCCGGACGTCTTCCGCGGCGTGCCCCGCGCGGCGGCCTCGGACCTGTACCGGGCCACCGTCGCCCACGCGACGGCGCATCTGGCGCTCGGGGCCGTGCCCTTCGACCCCGGGCACCTGAAGCCCGTGCAGGTGGCGCTCGTCGGGCTCGTCGAGGACGCGCGGGTCGAGGCCCTGGCGATGCGGCGGCTGCCCGGCCTGCGAGCGCTGTGGGCGCCGTTCCACACCGTCGAGCCCTCGCACCTGAAGACCGCGCCGGCGATCCTGGCCCGGGTGGCCCGCGCCCTGTTCGACCCCGAGCATGCCGACGACGACGGCGTCGTGGCCAAGGCACGCGCGCTCTTCGGCGCGGAGCCCGACCTCGCCGACCCCGGCCTGTCACGGCGCATCGGCGGCTTGATCGGCAACGACATCGGCCAGATGCGCGTCCAGTTCGACGCCAAATCTCACGTCGTGGAGCCGCGCTACCGCGACGACAACCTCGGCCTCTGGGCTCTGCCGCCCCCGCCCCCCGACGCGGCGCTCCAGGGTGTCGACGTCGCCGTCCAGGCGGTCCGCATGGAGCACCGGCCCGACGGGGACGACGACGCGCCGCCGGACCCGGACGATCCCGAGCGGCGTGAAGGGGCGGCGGGCCGCGCCAGGCCGATCGCCCCGGACGCCCGGGGGATCGCGGTGGCGCGCACGCCCGAATGGGACCGGGCCGCCGGGCTGGAGCGGCCCGACTGGTGCACGATCCGCGAGGCGCCGCCCGCCCTCGGCGACCCCGCCGCGATCGACGACGCGCTCGCGCGGGACGTCGGCCTCGCGCGTCGCGTCGAGCGGCTGGTGCGCGAGGCCCGGGTGGGCCGGCCGACGCGCCTGCGACGTCAGCCGGACGGGCTCGACCTCGACATTGACGCCGCGATCGAGGCCGTGACGGCGCTCCGCGCGGGCGAGCTGCCCGAGGATCGCATCCACACCCGCAAGGTGCTCCGCGCGCGCGACCTGGCCGCGTTGGTGCTCGTCGACGTCTCCGAATCGACGCGCGACCGCGTGCCGGGTCTCGACGCGTCGGTGCTCGACGTCGAGACCCGCGCCGTTGCGGTCCTGGCCGACGCTATGGACCGGCTCGGCGACCGCCTCGCGCTGCGGGCCTTCGCGTCGGACGGGCGCGACGCCGTGCGGTTGACCCGGATCAAGGACTTCGACGGCGCCTTCGACGGTGCGGCCAAGGCGCGCCTTGCCGGCCTCGCGCCCGGCCACTCGACGCGGCTCGGGGCGGCGTTGCGCCATGCAGGGGCCGAGCTCGCGGCGATCGCCGCGACGCGGCGCCTCGTCCTGGTGCTGACCGACGGCGCGCCTTCCGACGTCGACGTGCCGGACCCGGCCGACCTCGTCGAGGACGCGCGCCGGGCCGTGCTGTCGCTGCGCGGCCGGGGCGTCGACGTCTTCGGTATCACCCTCGACCCATCGGGCCAGGGTGCGGGCGCGTCGGTGTTCGGCCGGGCCAACCACATGCCCGTGCGCCGCATCGAAGACCTGCCCGCCCGTCTCTCGGACCTCTACTTCAGGATCGCGCGCCGCTGAGCCGTCGCCGGGTCAGCGGCGACGGCCGGACGGTTCGGCACCGAAGGTCGCCGCGAAGGCAGCAGCGTGAGCGTCGTCGAGGGCGCGCGCCAGGACCCCTCCCTGCTTGGCCAGGATCCGGATCCCCAGCCCGGCGCCGTTGGGCAGCGGCGAGGCGCCCGCCAGCGCGCCGAGGGCGTCGAGCCGTGCCTCGACCGCTGCGGGATCGAGCCGACCCGCCGCGGCCCCGAGGACGAGGACGGAGCCGAAGGCCGCGTGCGGGCCCAGGACGGACCCGGGTCCGAAAAGGGCCGTCCCGTCCAATTCGCACGCGTCGTCGACCAGCAGGGACCCATCCTCCGACAGGACCCTGCACCGGGTGGACAGGCGCCGGGGCGGCGAGCCCCGGCCGGCGGGATCGTGTGTGGCGAAGCCGTCGGCCACGACGACGGTCGCGGTCGGCGCCAGGACGATCTCCGTGGCGACCGAAAGCTGCGCTTCCGGGAATAGGACGTAGGGATCCGTCGTGACCGAGAGCATGGCGCCGTCCCGGGCCTCGATCCGATTGGCGACGACCGACCCGTCGCCGCGGGCGGAGTGCACCACGGTCGCCGCCTGGCTGGTCACGTGCGCGGCCGCGCCGGCGTTCGCCGTGACGACAAGGTCGAGCCGGTCGCCGCCGAACAGGCCGCCGGAGGCGGACTGGAGCACGAGGGTGGCCAGGTCGGGCCTCCCCGCCCCGAGATGGTGGGGCCGCGTGGCGTGGAATGGGTAGGGAACCCTCTGGCGCGCCAGGAACGTCCGGCCTCCGCCGACCGCGAAGCCGAGCTCGGCCCGGCTCGTGCGGCCCGGATGCACGGACCGGGTGTCGGGTCGCCGCAGCACGTCAGGCCGTGAACAGGACGGCGCGCTGGATCGCGTCCGCCACGGCCTCGACGGCCTCACCGCGGCGCAGGCTGGTGGCGATGATGGGGCGACCGCCGCGCACCTGCTCGGCCTCCGACAGCATGCGCGGCAGGTCTACCCCGACGTGGGGCGCGAGGTCGGTCTTGTTGACGACGAGGAGGTCGCTTCGCAGGATCCCGGGGCCGCGCTTGCGAGGGATGTCGTCTCCGCCGGCGACGTCGATGACGAAAATCCACCAGTCCACGAGGTCGAGCGAGAAGGTCGAGGCGAGGTTGTCGCCGCCCGACTCGAAGATGATCAACTCCACCCCCGGGAAGCGGGCCTCGAGCTCGTCCCCGGCCGCGATGTTGAGGGTCGGATCCTCCCGGATCACCGTGTGCGGGCAGGCACCGGCCTCCACGGCGGCGACGCGCTCGGGGTCGATGAGGCCCGAGCGGCGCAGGCGTTCCGCGTCCTCGTGAGTCACGAGGTCGTTCGTCACGACGGCGAGGTCGACGCCCCGCCCCGCCAAGACGGGGATAAGGCGCTCGATCAGGGCGGTCTTGCCGGAGCCGACGGGGCCACCGATCCCGATGCGGGCCGCGCTCATCCGCCTCACCTCAACATGTAGCGTTGCGCGAGCGGGAGCCGCTCCGCCGGGTCGCACGTGGCGAGGGTGCCGTCGACGAAGACCTCGAACGTCTGCGGGTCGACCCGTATGTCGGGACAGGCGTCGTTCCACAGCATGTCCGACTTGCGCAGCGAACGGGTGCCGCTCGCCGGCAGCAGGCCCTTGGTGAGCCCGAGCTTGCGGTCGAGCCCTCCCGCGATCGCAGCCGGGTGGACGAAGCAGGCCGAAAGGGCGGGCGCGGCGCGACCGAAGGCCCCCCACTGAGGCCGCATCAGCACCGGCTCGCAGGTCATCAGCGAGGCCGCGGAATCGCCCATGGCGCCCCAGGCGATGAAGCCGCCCTTGATGACGAGCTCCGGCTTGATGCCGAAGAAGGCCGGGCGCCACACGACGACGTCGGCCATCTTGCGGTCCTCGAGCGAACCGACGTGGTCGGCGATGCCGAAGGTGCGGGCGGCGTTGATCGTGTATTTGGCGACGTAGCGGCGGATGCGGGCATTGTCGCCGCGGCCGGGCCGCTCCTCGGGGAGGGGGCCGCGCTGGTCCTTCATCTTTGAGGCCAACTGCCACGTCCGGCAGATGACCTCGTGGATCCGACCCATGCCCTGGCTGTCCGATCCCAGCATCGAGATCGCGCCGATGTCGTGCAGCACGTCCTCGGCGGCGATCGTCTGCGGCCGGATGCGGCTCTCTGCGAAGGCCACGTCCTCCGGGATCGCCGGGTTGAGGTGATGGCACACCATCGTCATGTCGAGGTGCTCGTCGAACGTGTTCACCGTGTAGGGGTTGGTGGGGTTCGTCGACGACGGCAGGCAGTGCGCGAGCCCGGCGACCCGGATGATGTCGGGCGCGTGGCCGCCGCCGGCCCCCTCCGTGTGGTACATGTGGATGGTGCGGCCGCCGATGGCGGCCAGCGTGTCCTCCAGGAAGCCGCTCTCGTTCAGCGTGTCGGTGTGGATCTGCACCTGGAAGTCGAGCTCGTCCGCCACCTTGAGGCAGCAGTCGATGGCGGCCGGCATGGAGCCCCAGTCCTCGTGCAGCTTCAGCCCGAGGCACCCGGTCTCCATCTGCTCGTGCAGCGAGGCGGGCCGGTGGGAGTTGCCGCGGCCCAGGAAGCCGAAGTTCACCGGAAAGCCCTCGGCCGCCTGGAGCATCTTGCCAGTGTTGAACGGGCCGCCGGAGTCGATGCCGACCGTAATCGGCCCGAGCGAACCACCCAGCATCGTGGTGATGCCGCTCGATATGGCGTGGTCGCAGAGCCCGGCGGAGTCGAAATGGACGTGCACGTCGATGGCGCCGGCCGTCGCGATCAGCCCCTCGCAGTCCCGCACGGTGGTGCCCTGCGACACGATGAGGCGTGGGTCGACGCCGTCCATCACGGCGGGGTTGCCGGCCTTGCCGAAGCCGACGATGCGGCCGTCCTTGATCCCGAGGTCGCCCTTCACGACGCCCAGCACCGCGTCGATCGCCACGACGTTGCAGAGCAAGAGGTCGAGCGCGCCCCCCTGACTCGTCACCCCGGGCGCCATGCCGGCCCCGTCGCGCAGCGTCTTGCCGCCGCCGTGCAGGCACTCGTCGCCGTAGGCGGTGAAGTCCCTCTCGACGATGGCGACGAGCGAGGTGTCGCCAAGGCGGAAGCCGTCCCCGACCGTGGGACCGTAGAGCTCGGCGTAGTGGCGCCGCGTCATCCGCGCCATCGTCACGCCCCCTTGAAGCCGGCAGCGCGGGCGCGGGCCAGCGCCGCATCGCGGGCCGCATCGCCGTCGGTCACGCCTTCGGTCAAGCCGTGGAAGCCCGTCACCTCGCGCCGCCCGCCGTAGACGACCAGCGTCACGGCCTTCGACTGGCCGGGCTCGAAGCGGACCGCCGTGCCGGCCGGGATGTCGAGGCGCATGCCGAAGGCAGCGGCGCGGTCGAACGACATGGCCTTGTTGGCTTCGAAGAAGTGGTAGTGCGAGCCGATCTGCACGGGGCGGTCGCCCGTGTTGACGGCGTCGATCGTGACGGTCCGGCGCCCGGCATTCAGCTCGATATCGCCCTCGCCCACCACGAGCGCGCCGGGCTCCAGCGCGTCTGCCTCGCCGCCCTCGACCGGGCGCATGGGCTCGTGGACGGTGACGAGTTTCGTGCCGTCCGGGAACACCCCCTCGATCTGCAGGATCGGGGTCATCGCGGGGACGCCCGGCATGACATCCGCCGCGGTCAGGATGGTGGAGTCCCAGCCGATGAGGTCCGCCACGCTCCGCCCGTCTCGGGCACCCTCCAGGATCTCGTCCGTGATGAGGGCCACGGCCTCGGGGTGGTTCAGCCGCAGGCCGCGCGCGCGACGCTTGCGGGCGAGTTCCGCGGCCGTGAAGATCGTCAGTCTCTCCATCTCGGTCGGGGTGAGGAGCATCGCAAGGTCCGTCAGTTCGAGAAGAGGCGCAGCCCGGAGCGCGCGTGGCGCGTCGCCGCGACGTCGAGCCACGGCGTCGCGCTCGACAGCCGGAGTGGCGGGGGATCGTCGGCCTCGCGTGCGAGGTCGGCGGCGAGGTCGAGGCTGTCGCCCAGCGCGCCCTGGGCATCGATGGCGCCCAGCCAGCCGAGCCTGACGGCCGCGTTGGCGAGGCCTGCCGCGACCGTGTAGGCGGAGGCGGCCACGGCCGCCCGCGCGTCGAGCCCGCACCGGCGCCACACCCACCCCTGCACCACCGGCAGGTGCCCCAGCGCACGGCCGGCCGCGACCGCCGCCTTGAGCTCGGCGGCCTCGGGCGTGGCCAGCCGTCCGTGGGCGATCAGCAGCGCCCTGCCGTTGCGACGGGACCCGACGCGGAAGGCCTCCGTAGGCGTGGCGGCCTCCACGGCGCGGTCGACGATGGCGATGCGGTCGAGGTCCTCCGCCGCGAAGGCGTGGAGCAGGGCCACCCGGTCGACCGTCGCCCAGCGATGGCGCAGGGCCGCGTCCATCACCGCGGAAAGGCCAGCGCGGTCGAGCGGGCCGGCGAGGGCCGCGACCCCTTCGAGGCCGTTCGAGAAGGCGAAGCCGCCGCTCGGGAAGGCGGAGTCGCCTTGCCAGAGCGCCGCCAGGATCGCTCGCAAGGCCTCAGCCACCCCCTTCGAGCACCGAGGCGCTGACGCGTCGCTCGGTGACCAGCGATCCGAGACGCTCCAGGTAGTCGTCCGCCGGGGCCTCGAGCGCGACGAGCATCGCCTCGCCGCCGAAGCGCACCCGCCAGTGCAGGTTGCCCGCGTGATGCCCGAGTTCGAGGGCGTCGGCGATGGAGCGGGGCTGGAGGCGCAGCCAGTGCTGCGTATCCACGCGGACCACCAACGCCCCATCGTCGTCGAGCCTCAGCACGGCACCGTCGTAGAGCGCCGCGTCGCGCGAGAGGGCGACGGCGACGTCCTTTCCCCCCGCCGAGGTGGCGCGGAAGCGGCGTCGGGCGAGTTCGCCGGGCGGCAGCGTCAGGACGTCGACGCGGCCGTGGTGCTCGAGGTGGTGCAGCCGGTCGGCCAGCGCGGGATCCAGGCGGCTGCCGAGGACGCTTTCGATGAGGATCATGTCGTCTCCGTCCGAGGGAGAGGTCCGGGGCACCCGAAGGCGCCCCGGCTCCGCGCGGTTTCAGCGATGGGCGACCGTCTTCCGGTTGGGGATGCCCTCCATCGGCGCTTCGTCGGTGCCCACCGTGTCGCGTGTCAGGGCCTCGACGGCCTCGCGCGTGGCCTCCGGGTCGGCGATCCACTTCGCGTAGAAGTCGTAGGGGCAGGCCGCGACGCCCTTGTCGCCGTCGCCCGAGTTGATCGTGCCCGTGTAGCCGCGATGCACGAGCTTGAAGAGGTGGTTCTCGGACTGGCCGTGCTTGCGGAAGTCGCGGAGCAGAAACTTCGACAGGGCCGCGTACTGGATGCCCATCTCCTCGGTGCCGGTCTCGCCGAGGGTGCGGCCGTCGAAGCCGATCAGCGAGGAATGGCCGAAGTAGGTGTATACGCCGTCGAAGCCCGAAGCGTTGGCCACGGCCACGTAGCAGTTGTTGGCCCAGGCCATGCTCTTGGACATCATGATCTGCTGCTCCTTGGCGGGATACATGTAGCCCTGACAGCGGATGATTAATTCGGCGCCCTTCATGGCGCAGTCGCGCCAGATCTCGGGATAGTTGCCGTCGTCGCAGATGATCAACGAGATCTTCATGCCCTTCGGGCCTTCCGACACGTAGGTGCAGTCGCCCGGATACCAGCCCTCGATCGGCACCCAAGGCATGATCTTGCGGTATTTCTGGACGATCTCGCCCTCGTCGTTCATCAAGATGAGGGTGTTGTAGGGCGCCTTGTGCGGATGCTCCTCGTGCCGCTCGCCGGTGAGCGAGAACACGCCCCAGACCTTGGCCTTGCGGCAGGCCTCGGCGAAGATCTCGGTCTCGTCGCCGGGGATGGTCGAGGCCGTCTCGTACATCTCCTTCGAGTCGTACATGATGCCGTGGGTCGAGTATTCCGGGAAGATCACCAAGTCCATGCCGGGCAGGCCGGACTTCATGCCGATCAGCATGTCGGCGATCTTCTTGGCGTTGGCGATGACCTCGGCCTTCGTGTGGAGGCGGGGCATCTTGTAGGACACGACGGCGACGCCGACCGTGTCGTTGCTGGAGGAGATGTCACCGTGGAGCATGGGGTTCGTCCCTGGGCTGGCTTGTTGGACTTGATCCGGTGGGGTGGGCGCTGGCGCCGCGAGACCGGTGGCTCAGACGGCGAGGTGGCGGTGGATCAGGTCGTCGCCGAGCTCGGCCCGGCGGCCGGAGGCCGCGACGCGACCCTTCTCCATGATGACAAAGGCGTCAGCCGCCTTGCGGGCGAACGGGATGTTCTGCTCGACCAGGACGATGGTGAGGCCCTCGTCGCGGTTGAGGCGCAGGATGATGTCCTCGATCTCGCGCACGATGTTGGGCTGGATGCCCTCGGTCGGCTCGTCGAGCAGCAGGACCTTGGGTTGCGCGGCGAGCGCGCGGGCGATGGCGAGCTGCTGCTGCTGGCCGCCCGACAGCAGGCCGCCGGGACGGCCGAGGTTGGCCATGAGGTAGGGGAAAAGGGCCGGCACGAGGTCGGGGATCGCCTGCCGGCCGTCCGGCCGCGCGAAGGCGCCCATGAGGATGTTCTCCCGCACCGTGAAGTCCGGGATGATCTGCCGGCCCTGCGGGACGTAGGCTATGCCGGCCCGCGCCCGCTTGTGCGTCGGCGCGGCGCCGATCTCGACGTCGCCGAGCGCGATCCGGCCCGTGGACCGGTCGGTGAGGCCCATGAGGGTCTTCAGCAGGGTGGTCTTGCCCGTGCCGTTGCGGCCCAGCACCGACAGGATCTCGCCGCGGGCGATGCCGAGCGACACCCCGTGCAGGATGTGGCTGCGGTCGTAGAAGCTGTCGACGCCCTGGACGTTCAACATCAGTGGATCCCCCCGGAGCCGAGGTAGGCTTCCTTGACCTTCGGGTCGTTCTCGATGTCGGAGATGCCGCCCTCGGCGATGATCTGGCCGAGGTGCAGCACGGTGATGCGCTCGGCGATCTCGCGCACGAAGGCCATGTCGTGCTCGACCACGATGAGCGTGTGCCGTCCCTTGAGGTCGTTGATGATGCGGGCGGTCTTCTGGGTCTCGCCGGCCGTCATGCCGGCCGTGGGCTCGTCGAGCAGGAGCACCTTCGGGTTTTGGGTGATGAGGAGCCCGAGCTCCAACCACTGCGTCTGCCCGTGCGACAGGTTCGCGGCGGTCTCGTGCTCGACGTCGCGCAGGGCGACGAGGTCGAGGACCTCCTCAAGGCGGTCGCGGCTGGCCTTCGGGAACCCGAAGTGCAGGTTCGAGAACACGCCGCGGCCGGGGCAGCTGGCGACCTCGAGGTTGCGGCGCACCGAGAGCTCCTTGAACACGCTGGGGATCTGGAACTTGCGGCCCAGCCCGGCGCGGGCGATCACGTGCTCGTCGCGGTTGGTGATGTCCCGGTCGAACAGGAATACCCGCCCTTCCGTGCTCTGCGTGCGGCCCGAGATCAGGTCCATGAGCGTCGTCTTGCCGGCGCCGTTGGCGCCGAGCAGGACCCTCAGCTCGCCGTCCTCCACCGTGGTGGAGACGCCTGACACGGCTTTGAACCCGGAAAAGTCGACCCCGAGCCCGTCGATGGTGAGTGCCACGGCCATCACAGGCCTCCCTTGGAGCTGGCGTGGACGGCGTCGGGCTCCGATGCAGCGACCGAACGGCCGCGGCGACGCCCGAGGAGGGCGCCCAGCGCGTCGTCTGCGAGGCCTGCGAGACCCCTCGGCAGGAACAGCACGACGAGGATGAAGATGAGGCCGATGATGGCGCGCCAGGACTCGACGAGGCTCTGCGTCTCGCTCATCCCGGCCTCGGCCATGTTGATGAGGATCGCGCCGATGCAGGCGCCGAGCAGCGAGTTGCGTCCGCCGACCGCGGCCCACACCACCATGGTGATGGAGAAGGACAGGTCGAGGAAGGTCGGGGAAGCGAACTCGGCGACGTTGACGTAGAGCAGCCCGGCGAGGCCCGCAATGGCGGCCGACACGGCGAAAAAGAACACCTGGTAGTTCGGCACGTCGAAGCCGAGGTAGCGGGCGCGGTTGGCGTCATCGCGCACCGCCTGGAGGACCAAGCCGGCGCGGGTCTCAACCAGCAACCGCGTGCCGACGAGCACCAGGGCCAGGGCGGTCGCCACGACGTAGTAGGTGGGCTTGCCGTAGCTGTCGAAGCTGAAGTCCCCGAGGGTGAAGCTGCCGAGGTCGGTCAGGCCGTTGAAGCCGTTCGTGAGCGGTTGCCCGTCGATCACGAGGAGACGCGCCAGCAGCACGAGGGCCAGGGTGATGATGGAGATGAAGACGCCGGCGATGCGCTTTTTGAAGATGACGGCGCCGAGCGCGGCCGCCGCGACCGTCGGCACCGCTACGGCCATGACGAGGCCGACCCACTGGCTCTGGAATGGGATCCACAGGAACGAGGTCTTGGTGATGCAACACAGGTCGGGCTTGGCGCCCGGCTCTGCGTTCCAGAACATGAAGTCGGGGATCGGGGTGTCGGAGCCCTGCTGCATCGAGGTGTTCGACGCGAGCTTCAGCGACATCGCCATCAGGTAGGCACCGAGGCCGAAGAACAGGCCCTGGCCGAGGTTGAGGATGCCGGCGTAGCCCCAGGACAGGCAGATTGCGACGCCGAGCATGCCGAAGACGAGGTACTTCGCGATGCGGTTGAGCCAGAACTCGCCGAGGAACGCCGGCAGCACCAGGATAAGGGCGATGAAGAGGACGTAGGACGCGATCTCGAATTGACGCTTGGCCGTCATGGTCAGCGACCCTTGTAGGAGAACAAGCCGCGGGGCTTGAGGACGATGATGGCGATGACGACGGCGAAGATGACGGCCCGGGCGAGAGTGTCGTTGGTGGCCGCGGCGACGACGCCGTTGATCTGGCCGAGCAAGCCGGAGGCCGCTACGGCGCCGAAGAGCGAACCGACGCCGCCGACGACGACGACCAGGAAGCCGTCGACCACGAGGGGGGTGCCCATGTCGGGAAAGACGGTTTTGAAGCCCGACATCATCACGCCGGCCACGCCCGCGAGCCCCGAGCCGTAGGCGAAGGTCATGGCATTGACGCGCTCGACGTCGATGCCGCAGGCTGCAGCCATCTTGGGGTTGCGCATGATGGCCCGCACCTGCGTGCCGATCGGCAGGCGGTACATGATGAACCAAGTCACCGCCGCGAGGATCAGGGTCACGCCGATGATGAAGGTGCGGTAGAGGTTCACGTCGGTGCCGAGCAGACGTGCCGAGCCCGTCATCCAGGTCGGCACGTCGACCTTCTGCAGGCCGGATCCCAATCCCTCGACGTGGCGGCCGAAGAACGAGGCGCCGAACTCGAGTCGTACCGCCTGCTGGAGCAGGATGGCCACGCCCCAGGTGGCGAGCAGCGTGTCGAG is drawn from Lichenibacterium dinghuense and contains these coding sequences:
- the urtC gene encoding urea ABC transporter permease subunit UrtC; translation: MTAKRQFEIASYVLFIALILVLPAFLGEFWLNRIAKYLVFGMLGVAICLSWGYAGILNLGQGLFFGLGAYLMAMSLKLASNTSMQQGSDTPIPDFMFWNAEPGAKPDLCCITKTSFLWIPFQSQWVGLVMAVAVPTVAAAALGAVIFKKRIAGVFISIITLALVLLARLLVIDGQPLTNGFNGLTDLGSFTLGDFSFDSYGKPTYYVVATALALVLVGTRLLVETRAGLVLQAVRDDANRARYLGFDVPNYQVFFFAVSAAIAGLAGLLYVNVAEFASPTFLDLSFSITMVVWAAVGGRNSLLGACIGAILINMAEAGMSETQSLVESWRAIIGLIFILVVLFLPRGLAGLADDALGALLGRRRGRSVAASEPDAVHASSKGGL
- the urtB gene encoding urea ABC transporter permease subunit UrtB encodes the protein MVDVILIGLSLGSILLLIALGLAITYGAMGVINMAHGDLVMVGAYTTVMAGIWLHLGFLASIPLAFVVTAAIGLAIEKLIVRHLYGRLLDTLLATWGVAILLQQAVRLEFGASFFGRHVEGLGSGLQKVDVPTWMTGSARLLGTDVNLYRTFIIGVTLILAAVTWFIMYRLPIGTQVRAIMRNPKMAAACGIDVERVNAMTFAYGSGLAGVAGVMMSGFKTVFPDMGTPLVVDGFLVVVVGGVGSLFGAVAASGLLGQINGVVAAATNDTLARAVIFAVVIAIIVLKPRGLFSYKGR